agaaaatgacaataaagcaaCCAATAAACAGACGTGACttattttagtatttagtattttagtAAAGTATTTTTAGTATTTCAGTACAAGTGCACTACATATTTGTATCTAGTAGAATCTGTTCTtgatcatataaaaaaaaacactcaaactgCACATATACTATGGATATTGTACATTTTTGGAAAGCAGACTCATACTTGAGACATTATTAGTAATTTACATTGAATTagtaatttacattatttacaaatAATGTTAACCTAGCATGTAGAGATTTCATATGGCAGCATCAGAAAGATATGTTAGTGGGCTGCATAAGGCTTGTGATGCTAACCTGAAGTTGGTAGGGCTTCCCAGCACGGATTATCTGTGACACTAGGAAATTGGTGTGGAAAAAGTGCACGTTCTCATCTAGAAATCCATGGAGAATCAGCAAACGGTTGGGCCTGGAACAACATGGATTACATGGTTTCAGTATGATACATTACCATATGACAGGCTTCAATATGCTATTAAGATATACAGTGAAATTCTTGAAATAACACgttaaacagtgaaacactcTCCAATCCttcatgatttaaaaaaggagTCTTCAGTGATCCAAAGAAATGTACAGAAAGGTGAAATACTGCAGCTGCAGAGCTTCAGCGACTCTAGTTTCACTTCAGTATCCAAGAGCAGTGCTCCAACATGCCATTTGACGAGCCCTCAGGCTGTCCTCAGTCCCTAAAACACTGAGACTTGACTTAGCCTGCCACCTCAAATTTTGCATGTTCATTTGGCAGTGAAAAAATTGTATGTTCATAACTTAAAAGTACATCTAATGCCAggatcagactacacaatatttttgtctttcacaaTGGTCACCATGTCAGATTAGGCAATCATAGTGCCAGAAATTCACTTGTTTGGGCGACTGGCAACACTACAAGTATGACCCTGACAAATCATTGCTCATGTCCTTGCGCAAGTGCATAGGTCAAGGAGGGTCAAGAAATAGTCAGTAACGGCTACAGAGACACTTGATGCTGTCAGTCTTATGTTCccgaaaagaaagaaaaaacaattgtgGGCTTGTTCCTGGATGTCACAAAGGGGACAGTATGGACTGTCTATCCTTCACAGAGAACTTGAGGTAACGATTGTGTTAACATGTAAAGAACATTACGTAAAGCTACCAGGTACGCTGTATGTAAACAGAGGGTCTCGTGGAGGGAAAAATGATTGGGTTTTGTGAATTGTATACTCTGGTAAATGGagatacaaatatttgttttaatatcagGTGGCTTCACAGTCACTATAACTGAGTGTTCTCTGGTGCACATATGAAAACACCAACACAGGAAGTCAAAGCTGTCCAGCAGCTGGCTGTGTTGGTGTTTATGTCCGCCAGAGAGCACTCTGCCATTCTATTGGTCAACGTCAAGGAACACGGAGATGTCAAACTAGGCAGGAAAATACAAAAGATTCTGACATGCTAGACTTTTCATTGGGGTGTCACACGACTGTTCTTTGATTATGTCACACTACAAGGCCAAATCGTCATTCTTGACGTTCATAATCGGCCCAAACATTGGAAATTTGTCAACGGCAACAAAACTGTGTCAAAATCGGGCTGAATTTGTGTGGTCTGATCCCAGCAAAAGATTACTAGCCCAAAGGCACACAGACATGCTTAGATATTCATAAAGCATTCCCTCCTGTTAAAGAGGTTCATAGTTTCATAAATTTGTGAGTCATACTTTAGGTCAGGCATGAGAATGATTAAAATTaagtattattaaaaaaaaaaaaaggtataagAACAAGATCTATATGTCCAAATAGTTTTGACACATACATGTCAGACTGAAGAATATGAGAGAAATAAGAAGTTCCCTGCAGCCATGATGAAATATCTATGCAgttacacatatacacatgcagtATGGTTAAATTAGGTGCAATAATACAGGCACTATTGGCCACACATATGTGTACTGACTCGCTAGGCAGCTTGTCCACGTGCAGCGCCACAGAGCCTTCCTCATAGCCCTGCTGGTTGTTCTCAGGCACATCCATGTAACGCTCTGTGTAGCCAGTGTCATAGGCCATCCACACAGTCACCGGGGCACCTGCAATAGCCAACTGACAGAGGCGCAATGTGGTCAGATGGAGAAGAAATGAAGACCAAAAAATGCTATTATATTGTAGAAATTAGTCATTTTGCTTAGACAGTAACTCAACAAATATGGTACTGAAAGGAagtagtttagttttttttagtgtgttcctgaaaaatgttgaaatgtttcaatAATTCTACAGCATATTTTGATATTATTGCTCAGTCGGATATACATTAGGTGGAAAAAAGCATTGgcacaaaattaaattttcaaTTCCTCGACAGTGATGTATCCACAGATATCCATACTGAATGAAGGCTGTTGGCACTGTAGCATTGTCCAACACAGACACCATGTGGATGTAAGTGGCAACTACACCACAAGCTCAGATTTAAGACAGTATACTTCAGGAATTAAGCAATTCATGCTGTTTAAAGTGTTCTACATGGTGATACAAGATACAAACTGTAGTATGCTTTCCTGTTTCTGGCTAAATGAGAGAACGCTAACTGATAGAAAGTGTTTAAGGATAAAAACAGGGCTGAAGGACGAAAAGGCCTCCTAACCTTGAAGACGTTGGGCCGCTGGATGAGGCccatgagagagaggaagccGCCGTAGGACCAGCCATGGATGGCGACACGGCTCAGGTCCACAAAGTTAAACTTCTCTGCTACATACTGAAGCCCCTCCACCTGGTCTTCAATCTCCACCTGACCCTGAGTAGACAAAGGCACATCAGAGTGTTATTTAAACTGATACTTGTGCAACCTTTTTCCTATTTCCCGTCTAGTTTGTTTACCAACTCCTACTTTaccattttgtttttaagtgctCCTTCAAATTCAAGGCCCCTCTGACAGGAACCCCTCCCATCAATGACGACCACAGCGTAGCCCAGAGAGGCCAGTGTGTTCAGACGGAGGTACTTCATCCCCTTGAAGGAGTTGTTAACCAGCTGCACCTggaaacacatacatacacaaaatgTTCTTCTAAATGCTTAACCCAGGACAAAAGGATGGCAGTCACAATGAGATCTCATTTGACGAGATACCACATGATTACATCAAATACCAAGCAAAGACAGGATATAGCCACTAACCTGTGGGCCTCCATACACGAAGAGAACTGTCGGGTGTTTCCTGCCCGGCTGCAGGTTGTGTGGCTTGTAAACCATCCCATAAAGCTGGAAGCCCGACTTCCCTGGAAAGTCAAAAATCTCAGGCGGACTGTAATCTCCCGGGCAACCTGGAAGACACATTAACACATGGTCATTAGTTTAGCGCAGGGTAAAACTGTCAGAGTTACAGGGTCGACTCCTAGTGGAAATCATATTACAAGTGCAGCAGATTGCATTTAGTGTatgaaaaacatctaaaaaatggataaaacatGTTAGTGTTACACATAAATACCACACATCCCAATACGTCCTGTGAAAAGGAACTGGGGAATATTGTCGTTCGATAACACACGACAGTAAGGAATTGCTCTCTCACTCGTGGTTGAATCATAAGCGACAATCAACTCTGACACAAAGCGCTCAAGATGACGTAGATGGTTGAGCACCACATTATCTGATTGCTGTCAGGATTGTCTGGAGGACGCCATTGTAGATCGAACCGACTGTCCTTGATCTAATCAAAACCAGACCTCAACTTTCCCCTACAGACTTAGCTCTATTGATTGTTCCAAAAATAAAGCCACAGATAGGTTGGGCAACCTTCACACTTGGCCAGATTGCTCAATAAAAAATACTCACTGAGCCAAATTACGTACATATTTGCCAATGCAGCAAAGAAATTTTAATCGAGATCTGGCACAGGGTGTGAGTTTTAGACGCTGCTCTGACTCCTCAAGTGCCACACGACTGCAAAATATGTCAAACagaaatttgtttgtttgttgtctaCATAGTTACATGTGCAGGATACTATCTGTATATAAACACTACCGCTAGGTCaagatgtttttctgtgtctttgtaAGGAAAAGAACTATATGGGGGTTAACATCAAATCCCACTTACCTGGTGATTCCATCATGCTGGCCCAGAACTCTGGTACCATGTGTAGTGTGTCACCTTCTGAACTGGTCAGTTTGTAGACATGAACACAGGGAGGCGTACTCACATTACTGTAGTGGCTGACAAAAAAGTCAAAgttctgcagagagagagagagagagaggggaaagagaaggagacaaaAATGTCAAGGAAGGCACAGAAAAGCTGAGAGAAGAAGATATGTGATTGCAATGCCGAAACATCCTACACAGATCTGTGTAAGAATGCTCAACATGAGCTACTGTCAGCGTAGAGCGTATTTAACAGCCGGAGAACATTTATCTTTTATGCTGCAGACTATCCAGTCAATCCCCAGCTTTGACAGCTTTCCTCAGGTTTTGAAGGTGTCTTAACTTTCATCATTCTTAAACCTGCAGtacagaacttttacatataaattaaGTCCTAaattcaagcccttgccaaatgagttcacacaatgctgatcaAACCAATCACTACAAGATAAAtctttctgtatttcacagtataccagagtttttaatcaGTTGTCCGGTTTGACATTCCCTCGCTGGCTGGATGAATTTATACTGTGCATGCAGAGCATGCTCACTACAGACTTCCACCGGTCAAGCCGACTAACTtccggttagctctctgctaacttaaATGggaataaaattataataataatgttcgCATGAAGCTTCAGGTGCTAACAGCAAAACCgacctgctggaggaaatcTCTCCATCTGTGACTGGCTCTATGACGTAGAGGGGTTACTAGCATGACCCCTCTCCCACCATATGAAACTAGAGCACTCATACTCATAGTTACTATTTTTACACCAAgtagttttacaaactttcatcAGAGACAACTGGGATTCACATCATATAATCCACTGTTCTGGTGAATGGGGCCATTTAAGGTCAACGTTAGCGCTAAAGGAGTTCTTTTAAACCCAGCTGAAGCGTCCGTTGACGGGTAGAGCTGCCAGTGGCTTCGGCTTCAGCTCCAGCTGTGCAGCTGGGAGGTCTCCAATTAAAGGGAGAGCATTCACGGTGTGAGAGGCTACTGCTCCAAAGGTGATGGCCACAATGAAACCGCTTTTCAGCAGAGAAGTTCAAAATGATAACAATGTTAACAGTGATTGGTGATGGATTTCATGTTAACTAGTCAttgaagttacatttttactgaaacaagcCCACATTTACCGACAAAATATGTGCCGAATTAAATAGCGGCTTttaacattactttatttttaaaatatcatccatgttgcttgccTTACACCTATATTTTTCAAGTTTTACCTGACTAACAGAGCAGCTATGAGAGAAGCCAGGCTTGGTTAGTCTGACCACATCTCCGGGTGAGTCATAGCTGACCACGTAGAGGTGATGCTCCAGAGGAGTGTCTCTGGTTCCCTGGAAGTACACCAACTTGGCTGCCTCATTCACCCAGATctagcaagagagagagagagagagagaggaaaaatgggCCAGTGAGAGAAAAATGGAAGGAGAATGAGAAGACAATAGCAGTAAGGCAAGCAAAACAatattagatagatagaaaaatattttaagcaAACAGCAACTTTCCAGAATAAACTGCAACTTGCAATATATGCAGATATTGATTTCTTagtgttgctgcttttctcttccTACAGGATTTTGTAATGCCAAGAATTCTtatcctgggaaaaaaaactgtttcagcaGCTCAATGATGGACTAGTGCTGCTCAGTACATCAGATGCAGGTGTAAAAAACcctcaattttatttttttatttcaaagccAGTATGCTTAAGTACagccaaaacaaataaaaaatgtaactgtCTCAATACTGTCTGACTACAGTTACCTGTGTATCATTTACAGGTATAAGTGTTTATATGCAATACTGATGGACTTTGTCTAACCTTGGAACCATGTCTTGCCAGCACTTCCCATTCTCCACTGGTCAATGTAACCTCCTCCTTGATTGCACATTTGAAGTCTCCTGGAAAAAGCAGATAACAGAATCAACATGCTCCTTGACATACCAAAAACTCTGACGTAAACCCTGACAGTTGAGTCCAGATGAGATAAAATActattcacttttaaaaaaagacatacatAGACATTTACTAGTCACTCACCCTCTATGTGCTGGTAGTCCTCTGTCCAGTGGTAGCAGCCCGGTTGTAACAGGGAAGTGATTTTATACAGATGGCTGAAACCTGTTTTCGACTCATTTACCCAAATGAAACTAAACTCATCTTCTGTCGTTTGAATAAAGGGATAGAATATATCATGAACCTGTAGAAAGAGAAGAACAGTTAGTTCATCTGCAGAAACCTTCATGCACCATCAGTGATCTACTCATTAACCCTCTCTAGCTAAAACTAGGACTGTATCAGCTTTATAATGCCATTTCTGATCGTGGTGTGCTGGTTTGAGCGTTTTACAAAACTCTATCACAAAGATAAATATgacaacaaaatgacaaattcaaaatatgaatatgaataaatataataactTTGAGCCAAACCAAAAGCCAACTGAGAGGCTAATCTTCGTGTGCCAGGTGAAAGGACCTACATTAATCCAGACGTCGGTGGTCTCCTCATAGATTATGTACGGCTGCATGTTGCTGGGCACGGCCTCCAGACTGGCCTGCCTCTGAGCTGGGTCATCTGTGACAGAGATGAAGAGGGCTGGAGGCAGCAGGACCAGCTGTAGTTTCCTCTGACTTCGGTCCAGCAGCACTGCCCAGCCACTAGGGGGACACAGAGCagacaaaactttaaaagaagaagcaaaaaaaaaaaagaaaaacatctaaCCTTGCCCAGCAACATAACATTTCCTTCAAATGCTACAGAGAACAGCATGTATGTTTGCGCATTTCCCCCAAAAAATCTCACAATAACATAAAGTCCAAATTGcagatttgtttattttgaagaTGGTGACATCATCTTACTATTTGCCATCACTCGTCCATCCTACTCTGGCGATGTATTCCGTCCCAGGAAACAAGGAGGTGAAGGGGACGACCAATTCTTTATCTTGTGTGCTCACAATCTGTAGAtatgtataaacacacacattagaaACGCCTGAACGAGATGACGACATGGGAGATGAAAGAAAGACAAGCCAAGAGTGAAAGACTCACTCTTCCTTGATGGTCTGTCTTGATCTCTGCAAGTTTAAGGGTAGCTTGTGGATTTTTGCTAcctataaattaaaaaaaagagaaaaagtgaagTTATATAaatagcaaataaaaacaattcacTGCTccaagcatgtgtgtgtataaaatatgGCTGCAATCACCTGTGCGGGGATATCTGTATGCGTCTGCTTTCCGCTCCTCCAGTGCTGGAGATGGAACGTGAATAATCTCTACTTCCGTTTCATCCACCTCTTCATACAGCAGGTACACTGTTTTACCTCCATCAGGGTCTGACAAGCggagaaaaataatgaatttaagGAGTTTATACAGAAAATAGTGTATGTACattcaaaaaacatatttaatgctTCAGTTGCTGACCTTCCACTGCTGAGGGACTCCACCAGTAGCCAGTAAAACGGTCAAACTCCTCCTGGATGACAAATGTTGCTACACCTGCAGACTTGGGGTCCTCCTTAACATTATCCACACCTggaagaaattttaaaaagtaagatAAAGGATTACATTCCTGTCATGTTAATTGgcataacagtaaaaaaacaaactataaaacacTATGCAGTTACAGTATGTCTAAGGCTAGTAAATACATATcatgtaaacatgtcattgtACGGCCTTTTGTCAACTattcaaataattaaataaaacccAAAACCTTCTCACCTTTGTGACAGTAAGTGAGTCTCCTTTCCTCGCCAGTCTTAATGTTGGCTATCCACAGGTCGTTATTGTTGATAAAGGCGAAGAAGTCAGGGTCTCCAGGGCAGATCTTGGGGTCCATGCGGGTCCCTGAGCACTGGGTCTTGATCTCCACTGGCTTTACAGGAGCAGACTGCTAAAACCAACAGACGCAATATTAgccaaaggcaaagaaagaagTACACTTGAAAGCAAAGATAAAGGATCTTTTTAAATTCAGAACGTTTCATAGACATGAGAAGGTACACTGAGCACAGTGAAGTACACCGTGGTCCATCAGGAGGCTTTCTTAAAAGATTTCTGCAAGTTGACGACGGACACAAACAGACGTGAcacttgtcaacaaatcaatacaattaacaatattttcaataaaatgaACAGTGCACCTTGTATAATGCttcaaaagtgcaaaaaaagtttttttctaaTAATCACCAACTCCTCAATCTCATACCTCCAACCTAACTTGTGTGTAAAGACATGGCCTGCAGACAAATGCTAAACttcaagatgtttttaaatgtcctaGCTGTTCAATAGGTGTGAAATCAATAACATTATAATGTACAAGTGATCCAATTGTTTGTAGGGTGGGAAACACCATGACATAGGAATTTAACAACTTTATGTATCAAAGTATCAAAGttacaaaagacacaaacatcaaTGCAAAGGCGCCCTGAAGATGCAACCTTCTCAAATAATAAAGGCAACTTAAACAATCTTGATCAGGATCCCAGATTCAAACCAACCACATCATCAAAGAGGAGGATCACCAAATGTCACAAACACCAATTTAACAAAACAGTTGCTACATAAACTATAGGTCCAAAGATTCTCACATAACTGAATTGGTGCCTCTGTGACTCTCTTATAGCTAAGATTTCTAGCAGAGATGCAATTTATATCCGAAGCTAATGCATGAAAATCACACAACTTGATATATAGACTTCTCCCCATAATATCTTGCAATGCATGGTAAGCATGGTGTCAGATCTGTAGTAGTACTGTAATAATATACATGTGATAccaaaacattttgattaattCTAGGCAACAgaattaaaattataaatacaaaaaaagtacaTCCATTTTGCTATGAGAATGCAACATACAGATAACTGCAGACACCATTTTGAATAAGTACACACTGGCTTAACTGACTCACAGCAACAGCACAGCTCTACCTGGCAGATGCTTAGTAACACCCTTCCTCTTTTTGGATTGTTGTCAAGTACTTCATCAGTCCCAGCACAGGCTACACAGCGGCATTGTGGAATTCTGACTTTACAGACTTGTACCTTTCTCTAAATGACATCTGTCCAGAGTGAGAATTCcaaattgaagaaaaaacagcagtatACTCACGATGAAGCCATTGTTGCCTCCATCCTGACAGTAAAAGAGACTATTGCTGGCCTGGAAGAGGAACAGGCCTGTCTGAGCATGGTAGTCGTAAGAGGTGATACCAAATGCCCCGAGACGTTTACGCTCTCTCAGCAGCTCCTCTTCTCGTGAGTAGGCCCCCTGGTGCGGCGTAGCCTTAGAGAAACGACAGATGTACAACATTAGTAGAAATTGAAAATAATTGATAAACAAGTTATCTGTGCAAATAATTGTTGGTGTactaatatatacagtatcattACTGAGAAATATACAATGTGACACATTCAACTGACCCATCCCCTCCCAGATCAAAAAACTACATAATGATTGTTCAGTCAAGGCATTCCTCTCATAGTTTCTGACATGGTTGCTCAATCTTTCAAGTTTCAGAGCATATTTCAGATCCTTAAAATAACTATAGTGTCACTCCCTCAGGGGCTCCTTATCTTAAAATGAAACCAGCTTGAAAGTGAAACTAAAGAAAAGGCTGCAATCTGTCAAAAATTCTTACAGGGgatttttcaaaaacatctaaaatacaCATTGCCTTgtgctgtttggcattggcactGCACGAGCAGGAAGAAGGGGAATTCACCTGGAAGTGATCCAGCAtctgtttccatgacaacactAAGAGGGCCTCCTTCCGGATCTTCTTGGGGATTTCAGAGTAGAGTAACGAGTTCTCTCTGCTTCCGTAAGGCATTCCTGGTACACAcatagaaaagaaacaaaaggcaACTTCAACGacagcaaaaacaagaaaagcagaAATTTCACACagtgatttgttttaatgtcatgAGGCGATCATATTCTGCTGCCTCGAGCGGGAAAACAAGGCTGAGGTCAAGTGAAAAGAGTACAAGAGAGTAGTATATAACTAATACAAATCACACGCTACCATGCAACACTGTAAACTGACAACTGGCTTACCAAGGTAGTATAACCGATGAGAGTGGGGACCATTCTCATCCTTCTTCTGCACAAACTGGAAGTCATGGGGAGCCTTGTTGGCGATCATGCCTGAGTACTTTCTGCTACAATGGATGATGTCACGGAGGCCCTCCCAAGAGTGTTTCTCCACAAAGAACTGAGATGGGACATCCTCCATCTCCACTACTTCTGTACTGTCCGAAAGGCCGTCCACAGCCGTCATGCTCACTGTCACACAGCTGGATGTTGACATTAGAAATAATAGATAagcagtgcaaaaaaaaaaaaaaaaaaaaaactaggcACAACTTCAGTTCTACTTCCTTTAACTGCATCAATTTAAACATCTTCCAAAGCATCAAAGCAGTGATAAGAGAAATAACATGAACCCTAGGTGTCATACTGTACCTTTTCCAGATACCTTCTTTATTGTCACAAAGTTTGACCTTCTTGACTCTATGCATTCACCGGTCAACACGCCTCACTCCGATTCTGCAACCTATGGACAAAGTACAGTACCAAGATCATTCAATATTCCTACATTGTGTTAACAAACAGAGCTACACATATTGATAATAAACATGGTGAGGGGACAGCAATTGCTCATAATGACAGCAAAGTAAGGACAGTTTCCTTTCTTGAAGACATTCCTGACTTGGGGATagtgcagttaaaaaaaaaaaaaatctgttacaGCAGTCCTAAGACCACAACaaaaattatcaaaatgtgCCTCAAACAGAAGGGGAAAACATAAATCATTTATGAGgactttatacagtatgttgtctcAGAAATATGAAGCCATAGAtcttaaaaatgcacaaaagtGACAATTCATGGCTTATGACTTCTGTATGTCTCCAGCTCTGTTACAGGTGAAGTACAGGGTTTAAGGGAATACCACACATTCCTTACTTTATAATCTGTGTTGGGTGAGGGATTAGTATGACTCAAAGAGCAGTGGGAAAAATGGGATACTCTTAACAACTTAAGTGCCTTTTTCTTACGTTAGTGTAAGGAAGTTGTGGCAGGCTGGTCTGACACTGTGGTGGGCCACCTTAAATCTGTGTATAAGAAACACTGAGCtcagaaacaaaaatacacaccaaCTAGTACCTTCAGTTAAACCTCAGGTCACAAGTGCCATAAAGAGTCAACTTAACAATCACTAGTATCATATGTTAAGCTGTCAACTCGTACCTACAGCGGAGATCTATATAAAGAGTGGACTAAGGGAAGTGTATTTATGAATGGAGATTAGCGAAAATGTATATTAGCCCGTACAAGAGGAAATGCATCTATACTACTGTCTGAACCCATCTGAACATTAAACTTTAACTTAACGAGGCCCTTGTGTTGTTCTGTAAAATGTGTTATAATAGATAAGAATTACACTGCCCCTTTGCAGACATGGAAAGGCCCAATTTGGCTCAGCCGGTTACTTGATAGCCTTCAGCAGGCTAACTTTAAGGGTGGGGAACAAGTCGAGTGAAATAGTAAAACAACGGTAACTTACCGTTAATGTGAACAATTAACGTTAGCTTGCCTAGAATACATCTTTGTTCTCGGGTTTCAACTCATCCACACTGAGAAGAACACCGGTAAATGCATTTCACACTGTTAACATGTAAAATGGTACAACGGCTAGTTACATTTGGCACTGAATGACGAACCCCAAAGTTGTTAGAAAATGACAGCTATTAAACAGTGTCGATGttgaaatatatctatatatagcATAGCTAAATTCTGAAATCACAGCTCTCTTCTGTCATTTTCGATCTGAAGCTAACCTGctaagctaacgctagctgccGTTACCCGAGCTCAAAGCTAGCGGTTGCTGATtttgtgtaaagaaaaaaaacgtcCCTACGACACAAACCGAAATTAAGGGAAATACTTACCAATCTGGCCACTGTTTCTTTTACCAAGTTCTGGACTTTATTAGCTTGGTGTCAGTAAACAGATTTCGCAGCTGCTAAAGGTTGTATCCATGGCCCAGactggccacacacacacatacacacacaatatagcTTGCTTTCACACCGGAAAGAAGAGGAACCTTTGCCCCGGCGGGTGCACACACACGGTACTCTTTCAGGGTCGCACTGCCGCTCGGAGGAGGCATCGGTGCAGCGTAGCGCGGTGTTTCCTCATCTCCCAGAAACTGACTCTTGTATTTTTAATTATCTTTCTGCTCTGACTTCTGGTAAACATGTTTAAGTTCAGACAATGTCAGCAAAAAAGCTGCAGTTTAGTAACTTAACGATGTCCAAAGCCACCACATATATGAACTGTTTCAGCCTGTACTATACTTgggttttcctctttttttgtaaaatgggACTTCCCTATTTTAAGTCTTAGTAGATTAATCATGCAGTCAGAAATAAACAATCACATATGTTGAATGTACTTATTCAGGTTTTCCAATATTAATCACAACCAACAGAGCACCAAACATTCTGTACATTCTTTCACAATTATCTTGAAGCCAGCCACTGTTAATCACGGTCAAACACTCAACTTTGTATGAAAACACCCtgtacaaacattttcattttgaggCAGTATGCTAAAGAAAGCAAAGCAGACAAGTTTTGTGGAGCACCCAATTGTCTTTATTTATACAAAGTATACAGCCATTCTACTTCAGAGGGATGAAACGGGAAGAGTGTGTGGCTCCGATACCAGGGCGACCGTGCTTGACTGGCTTGTAGGTGATGGAGAACTCGCCCAAGTAGTGACCGCACATCTCAGGCTGTGGGGAGGACAAACAGCTTTGTTAGTAACAAGATAAATGCCACAAGATAAATACTTAGAGCAGCATGTACAGAACAGAGTAAGTTGTACAATTGGACTCAATTTTATTCAGACTTAATTTGActcagacttaaaaaaaaaaaaaaaaaaaaaaaagaaagtaaaaattcACAGTGATACATCACAAGCAGTTGCACAGCATAAAAATCAAGCCTCAAGAG
This sequence is a window from Thunnus albacares chromosome 12, fThuAlb1.1, whole genome shotgun sequence. Protein-coding genes within it:
- the LOC122993480 gene encoding dipeptidyl peptidase 9-like isoform X1, which encodes MHRVKKVKLCDNKEGIWKSCVTVSMTAVDGLSDSTEVVEMEDVPSQFFVEKHSWEGLRDIIHCSRKYSGMIANKAPHDFQFVQKKDENGPHSHRLYYLGMPYGSRENSLLYSEIPKKIRKEALLVLSWKQMLDHFQATPHQGAYSREEELLRERKRLGAFGITSYDYHAQTGLFLFQASNSLFYCQDGGNNGFIQSAPVKPVEIKTQCSGTRMDPKICPGDPDFFAFINNNDLWIANIKTGEERRLTYCHKGVDNVKEDPKSAGVATFVIQEEFDRFTGYWWSPSAVEDPDGGKTVYLLYEEVDETEVEIIHVPSPALEERKADAYRYPRTGSKNPQATLKLAEIKTDHQGRIVSTQDKELVVPFTSLFPGTEYIARVGWTSDGKYGWAVLLDRSQRKLQLVLLPPALFISVTDDPAQRQASLEAVPSNMQPYIIYEETTDVWINVHDIFYPFIQTTEDEFSFIWVNESKTGFSHLYKITSLLQPGCYHWTEDYQHIEGDFKCAIKEEVTLTSGEWEVLARHGSKIWVNEAAKLVYFQGTRDTPLEHHLYVVSYDSPGDVVRLTKPGFSHSCSVSQNFDFFVSHYSNVSTPPCVHVYKLTSSEGDTLHMVPEFWASMMESPGCPGDYSPPEIFDFPGKSGFQLYGMVYKPHNLQPGRKHPTVLFVYGGPQVQLVNNSFKGMKYLRLNTLASLGYAVVVIDGRGSCQRGLEFEGALKNKMGQVEIEDQVEGLQYVAEKFNFVDLSRVAIHGWSYGGFLSLMGLIQRPNVFKLAIAGAPVTVWMAYDTGYTERYMDVPENNQQGYEEGSVALHVDKLPSEPNRLLILHGFLDENVHFFHTNFLVSQIIRAGKPYQLQVYPNERHSIRCPESGEHYEIMLLHFLQQYL
- the LOC122993480 gene encoding dipeptidyl peptidase 9-like isoform X2: MHRVKKVKLCDNKEGIWKSCVTVSMTAVDGLSDSTEVVEMEDVPSQFFVEKHSWEGLRDIIHCSRKYSGMIANKAPHDFQFVQKKDENGPHSHRLYYLGMPYGSRENSLLYSEIPKKIRKEALLVLSWKQMLDHFQATPHQGAYSREEELLRERKRLGAFGITSYDYHAQTGLFLFQASNSLFYCQDGGNNGFISAPVKPVEIKTQCSGTRMDPKICPGDPDFFAFINNNDLWIANIKTGEERRLTYCHKGVDNVKEDPKSAGVATFVIQEEFDRFTGYWWSPSAVEDPDGGKTVYLLYEEVDETEVEIIHVPSPALEERKADAYRYPRTGSKNPQATLKLAEIKTDHQGRIVSTQDKELVVPFTSLFPGTEYIARVGWTSDGKYGWAVLLDRSQRKLQLVLLPPALFISVTDDPAQRQASLEAVPSNMQPYIIYEETTDVWINVHDIFYPFIQTTEDEFSFIWVNESKTGFSHLYKITSLLQPGCYHWTEDYQHIEGDFKCAIKEEVTLTSGEWEVLARHGSKIWVNEAAKLVYFQGTRDTPLEHHLYVVSYDSPGDVVRLTKPGFSHSCSVSQNFDFFVSHYSNVSTPPCVHVYKLTSSEGDTLHMVPEFWASMMESPGCPGDYSPPEIFDFPGKSGFQLYGMVYKPHNLQPGRKHPTVLFVYGGPQVQLVNNSFKGMKYLRLNTLASLGYAVVVIDGRGSCQRGLEFEGALKNKMGQVEIEDQVEGLQYVAEKFNFVDLSRVAIHGWSYGGFLSLMGLIQRPNVFKLAIAGAPVTVWMAYDTGYTERYMDVPENNQQGYEEGSVALHVDKLPSEPNRLLILHGFLDENVHFFHTNFLVSQIIRAGKPYQLQVYPNERHSIRCPESGEHYEIMLLHFLQQYL